A window of the Gasterosteus aculeatus chromosome 21, fGasAcu3.hap1.1, whole genome shotgun sequence genome harbors these coding sequences:
- the LOC120812111 gene encoding uncharacterized protein LOC120812111 isoform X3: MRTVIISENQRERKREGTREKSAHPVSPLRESELRAEARHTQSAPEWLNQEEQQRKETKETRREGKRSVEDYLWTAQTETKTVCETKKRGGGTRLERRDSMSSLSNQQPGSNFSEYSELCNVPSLTPTVPQSWDWQPPTGMDMGTPRGVVVSGGSLASTGLTDEDKLCFFEQTSRSSVDAELKVPGRVGGISGSTSLGNASLGSAGESPDSPQSSSPSPSPASPGRLHSALGCGVTSRVYLPPVPGSSARHMELSSPTSAMPPMGASLMEASPLAGNSPSEPWNHSNFAESSPKVAMPQVAPNYCVIGVVNDNHLGRNNEAMAGAGAALGARQLSEDSSGDNSEEEEIEEEDVELEPCFMGRAEQQRKAMRRAMSECSHLLVPTSLELPDKYPDGDGVGLDQLVSPMGGLRRSPHSMTRSLTVAEDQSPTPPPTLSAAGATQIDLRQAPPEPRLFLSPFSLQKDCNPGFPLSPLEAPGDGFKVEKEPGGIVLPVPLSSKGFSSTDSSSLLQVDSDTEREFCCKSNTAKDAKFGVNEADSELNTGEVEDLGAGDISTWDIGGDLAGYSSLGVNSSSNPFIAGDVKSDTMEKAEKKEEKPQDNIKNVDPFDPLFDRAEQKSVTVVYEVTETPAKVEKEIKKEEQTETQKETETQKQTETQKEKEKQKEKETETQKEKEKQTETQKQTETQKEKEKQTETQKEKEMKDAGKVKEEKETDKVKVTEKVEEKNETEKEKEKVELIQVKAEEEDKMNKVEESQGKLEKTEKVVKVEKTEVESTVEKTQDVGRVDQREKSTTHKTDNTEKLETREVKDGTEQHADKVQKTPAQQATPVQPDTASDRPENKADTETRATPGAEDLKKEKVDADLAKGTEKEDEAEKLLQQAEKEEKQDKVPASKKIVEKKDDKKDKTARADGGDKAKKAKLATNGSSAPLSREPAAADRRTKPAAGAPKLSVAAAAKTRLGTAAPGGPGPAPTRRPASSSTTTSVSDKKTTAARAPPTAAAGPKRPPTTSSSRPASSTTTTAARDVRPKMTPERRPLVPKASTAAPAGSTAATRNGTASTAASKTMTSARTTASTRTATTAAARRPLVPKTDSKAGEEKKPSAPRTTDPSKPKATSAPTLRSTASTATTAASRTRTTAAKPATPSSTTGAAPEKKPTVPRTPRPASSSAAPSRTTARPSAAPAPDIRNARSKIGSTDNMKHQPGGGKVSSTSLSRGAASKETSQSKVQILNKKVDLSKVTSKCGSKDNIKHKPGGGVVKLESHKVSFREKAQSKGDSSDTLSPSPAAGHVEAERPPEPGCAGGPGTQENGLKEGARADSEGLQEPQALDSRIPETSI; the protein is encoded by the exons ATGCGCACTGTAATAATCAGTgagaaccagagagagagaaagagggaggggacgAGGGAGAAATCTGCACATCCAGTTTCCCCTCTGAGGGAGTCTGAGTTAAGAGCAGAGGCACGGCACACACAGAGCGCACCTGAGTGGCTGAACCAAGAGGAACAGCAGCGCAAGGAAACAAAGGAAACACggagagaagggaagagaaGTGTTGAAGATTACCTTTGgacagctcagactgagacaAAGACCGTctgtgaaacaaagaaaaggggagggggCACTAGATTAGAAAGGAGAGACAGCATGTCTTCTCTCTCCAATCAACAGCCTGGCTCGaatttctcagagtacagtgaGCTGTGTAACGTGCCGTCCCTGACGCCCACCGTGCCTCAGAGCTGGGATTGGCAGCCCCCAACGGGCATGGACATGGGCACCCCAAGGGGAGTGGTGGTAAGTGGTGGGTCTCTGGCATCGACCGGACTCACAGATGAGGACAAGCTATGCTTCTTCGAGCAGACAAGCAGGAGCAGTGTGGATGCAGAGCTGAAGGTGCCAGGCAGGGTTGGGGGCATCTCCGGAAGCACCTCGCTGGGTAACGCATCACTGGGCAGTGCGGGGGAAAGCCCAGACAGCCCTcaatcctcctctccctccccttccccagCTTCTCCGGGCAGACTACACTCTGCCCTGGGATGTGGGGTTACAAGCAGGGTGTATCTGCCACCAGTTCCTGGATCTTCGGCCAGGCATATGGAGCTGTCATCCCCCACAAGTGCTATGCCTCCAATGGGTGCTTCACTGATGGAGGCGTCCCCTCTAGCTGGGAACTCACCCTCAGAGCCATGGAACCACTCAAATTTTGCTGAATCAAGCCCAAAGGTTGCCATGCCTCAGGTGGCCCCTAACTACTGCGTCATTGGAGTTGTCAATGACAACCATTTGGGGAGGAACAACGAAGCTATGGCTGGAGCCGGAGCAGCCCTTGGTGCCCGGCAATTATCCGAGGACTCTTCAGGGGACAACAGCGAGGAAGAAGAGATAGAAGAGGAGGACGTAGAGTTGGAGCCCTGTTTTATGGGGCGAGCTGAGCAACAGAGGAAGGCTATGCGTCGCGCAATGTCCGAGTGTTCCCACCTTTTGGTTCCAACCAGTCTAGAGCTGCCTGATAAATACCCAGATGGAGATGGGGTGGGACTGGACCAGCTGGTGTCCCCCATGGGGGGTCTGCGTCGCTCACCACACTCAATGACGCGCTCCCTTACCGTCGCGGAAGATCAGTCCCCGACTCCGCCGCCCACTCTCTCAGCGGCGGGCGCCACACAGATCGACCTGCGGCAAGCCCCACCTGAACCCCGACTCTTCCTCTCTCCGTTCTCACTGCAGAAAGACTGCAACCCcggcttccctctttcaccacTAGAAGCCCCAGGTGATGGCTTTAAGGTTGAGAAGGAGCCAGGTGGCATTGTGCTTCCAGTGCCCCTCAGCTCCAAGGGTTTCAGCAGCACGGACTCCAGCAGTCTCCTGCAAGTAGACTCTGACACTGAAAGGGAGTTTTGTTGCAAATCCAACACGGCTAAAGATGCCAAGTTTGGTGTCAATGAAGCAGATTCTGAACTCAACACTGGTGAAGTTGAGGACTTGGGAGCAGGCGATATATCAACTTGGGACATTGGTGGTGACCTTGCCGGCTATTCCAGCCTCGGCGTGAACTCCAGCAGTAACCCTTTCATCGCAGGGGATG TAAAATCTGACACGATGGAAAAagcggagaagaaggaggaaaagcCGCAGGACAACATAAAGAACGTGGACCCGTTCGACCCTCTGTTTGACAGAGCCGAGCAGAAGAGTGTGACGGTGGTATACGAAGTCACGGAGACCCCGGCCAAGGTGGAGAAAGAGATAaagaaggaggagcagacagagacacagaaggagacagagacacagaagcagacagagacacagaaggagaaggagaagcagaaggagaaggagacagagacacagaaggagaaggagaagcagacagagacacagaagcagacagagacacagaaggagaaggagaagcagacagagacacagaaggagaaggagatgaaggatGCAGGGAAAgttaaagaggagaaagagactGACAAAGTAAAGGTGACAGAGAAGGTGGAAGAAAAGAATGAGAcggaaaaggagaaagagaaagtggaGTTGATTCAGGTAAAGGCTGAAGAGGAGGACAAGATGAACAAGGTAGAAGAATCACAGGGAAAGTTGGAGAAGACAGAGAAAGTAGTCAAGGTGGAGAAGACTGAAGTCGAAAGCACAGTTGAGAAAACCCAGGACGTGGGAAGAGTGGACCAACGCGAAAAGTCCACCACGCACAAAACTGACAACACCGAGAAGCTTGAGACGAGAGAGGTGAAGGACGGCACTGAGCAGCACGCGGACAAAGTGCAGAAGACGCCGGCGCAACAGGCGACACCCGTCCAGCCAGATACCGCATCTGACCGGCCGGAGAACAAGGCCGACACCGAGACACGGGCGACGCCAGGAGCAGAAGACCTCAAGAAGGAGAAGGTGGACGCAGACCTGGCCAAGGGGACGGAGAAAGAGGACGAGGCGGAGAAACTGCTGCAGCAGgccgagaaggaggagaagcaggacaaAGTGCCGGCCAGCAAGAAGATCGTGGAGAAAAAGGATGACAAGAAGGACAAGACTGCCAGAGCGGACGGAGGAGACAAGGCCAAAAAAGCCAAACTTGCAACCAACGGGAGCAGCGCCCCGCTGAGCAGGGAGCCGGCAGCTGCAGACAGGAGGACAAAG CCAGCTGCCGGGGCCCCCAAACTCAGCGTTGCTGCTGCGGCTAAAACGCGCCTGGGCACCGCGGCTCCAGGGGGCCCGGGCCCAGCGCCGACTAGGCGTCCCGCATCCTCCTCTACCACCACCTCCGTCTCAGACAAAAAAACTACCGCAGCCAGGGCACCCCCCACGGCCGCCGCCGGTCCAAagcgcccccccaccacctccagcaGCCGCCCTGCATCCTCCACCACTACCACAGCCGCACGGGATGTCAGACCCAAG ATGACTCCGGAGAGGCGCCCCCTTGTGCCCAAGGCCAGCACCGCCGCCCCAGCAGGCTCCACCGCTGCCACCAGAAATGGAACCGCGTCAACGGCAGCCAGTAAAACCATGACATCGGCGCGCACAACGGCGTCTACTCGCACCGCCACCACCGCTGCAGCCAGAAGACCTCTGG TCCCCAAGACGGACAGCaaagcaggagaggagaagaagcccaGTGCTCCGAGGACTACAG ACCCTTCCAAGCCCAAGGCCACCAGCGCCCCCACCCTCCGCAGCACCGCTTCCACCGCCACCACCGCCGCCTCTCGCACCAGAACCACAGCAGCCAAACCGGCCacgccctcctccaccaccggCGCAGCACCGGAGAAGAAGCCCACGGTTCCCCGCACCCCTCGGCCCGCTTCCTCATCCGCCGCCCCCTCCAGGACCACGGCTCGGCCCAGCGCGGCCCCGGCCCCCGACATCCGCAACGCCCGCTCCAAGATCGGCTCAACGGACAACATGAAGCACCAGCCCGGGGGTGGGAAG GTGTCATCCACCTCACTGAGTAGGGGCGCCGCCTCCAAAGAGACCAGCCAGAGCAAA GTGCAGATCCTCAACAAGAAGGTGGACCTGAGTAAAGTGACATCCAAGTGCGGATCCAAGGACAACATCAAGCACAAGCCCG GCGGCGGCGTCGTGAAGCTCGAGTCCCACAAAGTGAGCTTCAGGGAAAAGGCTCAGTCCAAAGGGGACTCCTCGGACACCTTGAGCCCTTCCCCCGCAGCAGGACACGTCGAG gcTGAGCGGCCCCCGGAGCCGGGCTGCGCGGGGGGCCCCGGCACCCAGGAGAACGGGCTGAAGGAGGGTGCTCGCGCTGACAGCGAGGGCCTCCAGGAGCCTCAAGCTCTGGACTCACGCATCCCGGAGACAA GCATCTAA
- the LOC120812111 gene encoding uncharacterized protein LOC120812111 isoform X2, with the protein MRTVIISENQRERKREGTREKSAHPVSPLRESELRAEARHTQSAPEWLNQEEQQRKETKETRREGKRSVEDYLWTAQTETKTVCETKKRGGGTRLERRDSMSSLSNQQPGSNFSEYSELCNVPSLTPTVPQSWDWQPPTGMDMGTPRGVVVSGGSLASTGLTDEDKLCFFEQTSRSSVDAELKVPGRVGGISGSTSLGNASLGSAGESPDSPQSSSPSPSPASPGRLHSALGCGVTSRVYLPPVPGSSARHMELSSPTSAMPPMGASLMEASPLAGNSPSEPWNHSNFAESSPKVAMPQVAPNYCVIGVVNDNHLGRNNEAMAGAGAALGARQLSEDSSGDNSEEEEIEEEDVELEPCFMGRAEQQRKAMRRAMSECSHLLVPTSLELPDKYPDGDGVGLDQLVSPMGGLRRSPHSMTRSLTVAEDQSPTPPPTLSAAGATQIDLRQAPPEPRLFLSPFSLQKDCNPGFPLSPLEAPGDGFKVEKEPGGIVLPVPLSSKGFSSTDSSSLLQVDSDTEREFCCKSNTAKDAKFGVNEADSELNTGEVEDLGAGDISTWDIGGDLAGYSSLGVNSSSNPFIAGDVKSDTMEKAEKKEEKPQDNIKNVDPFDPLFDRAEQKSVTVVYEVTETPAKVEKEIKKEEQTETQKETETQKQTETQKEKEKQKEKETETQKEKEKQTETQKQTETQKEKEKQTETQKEKEMKDAGKVKEEKETDKVKVTEKVEEKNETEKEKEKVELIQVKAEEEDKMNKVEESQGKLEKTEKVVKVEKTEVESTVEKTQDVGRVDQREKSTTHKTDNTEKLETREVKDGTEQHADKVQKTPAQQATPVQPDTASDRPENKADTETRATPGAEDLKKEKVDADLAKGTEKEDEAEKLLQQAEKEEKQDKVPASKKIVEKKDDKKDKTARADGGDKAKKAKLATNGSSAPLSREPAAADRRTKPAAGAPKLSVAAAAKTRLGTAAPGGPGPAPTRRPASSSTTTSVSDKKTTAARAPPTAAAGPKRPPTTSSSRPASSTTTTAARDVRPKMTPERRPLVPKASTAAPAGSTAATRNGTASTAASKTMTSARTTASTRTATTAAARRPLVPKTDSKAGEEKKPSAPRTTADPSKPKATSAPTLRSTASTATTAASRTRTTAAKPATPSSTTGAAPEKKPTVPRTPRPASSSAAPSRTTARPSAAPAPDIRNARSKIGSTDNMKHQPGGGKVSSTSLSRGAASKETSQSKVQIVSKKLDFSHVSSRLGSKDNLKHVPGGGNVQILNKKVDLSKVTSKCGSKDNIKHKPGGGVVKLESHKVSFREKAQSKGDSSDTLSPSPAAGHVEAERPPEPGCAGGPGTQENGLKEGARADSEGLQEPQALDSRIPETSI; encoded by the exons ATGCGCACTGTAATAATCAGTgagaaccagagagagagaaagagggaggggacgAGGGAGAAATCTGCACATCCAGTTTCCCCTCTGAGGGAGTCTGAGTTAAGAGCAGAGGCACGGCACACACAGAGCGCACCTGAGTGGCTGAACCAAGAGGAACAGCAGCGCAAGGAAACAAAGGAAACACggagagaagggaagagaaGTGTTGAAGATTACCTTTGgacagctcagactgagacaAAGACCGTctgtgaaacaaagaaaaggggagggggCACTAGATTAGAAAGGAGAGACAGCATGTCTTCTCTCTCCAATCAACAGCCTGGCTCGaatttctcagagtacagtgaGCTGTGTAACGTGCCGTCCCTGACGCCCACCGTGCCTCAGAGCTGGGATTGGCAGCCCCCAACGGGCATGGACATGGGCACCCCAAGGGGAGTGGTGGTAAGTGGTGGGTCTCTGGCATCGACCGGACTCACAGATGAGGACAAGCTATGCTTCTTCGAGCAGACAAGCAGGAGCAGTGTGGATGCAGAGCTGAAGGTGCCAGGCAGGGTTGGGGGCATCTCCGGAAGCACCTCGCTGGGTAACGCATCACTGGGCAGTGCGGGGGAAAGCCCAGACAGCCCTcaatcctcctctccctccccttccccagCTTCTCCGGGCAGACTACACTCTGCCCTGGGATGTGGGGTTACAAGCAGGGTGTATCTGCCACCAGTTCCTGGATCTTCGGCCAGGCATATGGAGCTGTCATCCCCCACAAGTGCTATGCCTCCAATGGGTGCTTCACTGATGGAGGCGTCCCCTCTAGCTGGGAACTCACCCTCAGAGCCATGGAACCACTCAAATTTTGCTGAATCAAGCCCAAAGGTTGCCATGCCTCAGGTGGCCCCTAACTACTGCGTCATTGGAGTTGTCAATGACAACCATTTGGGGAGGAACAACGAAGCTATGGCTGGAGCCGGAGCAGCCCTTGGTGCCCGGCAATTATCCGAGGACTCTTCAGGGGACAACAGCGAGGAAGAAGAGATAGAAGAGGAGGACGTAGAGTTGGAGCCCTGTTTTATGGGGCGAGCTGAGCAACAGAGGAAGGCTATGCGTCGCGCAATGTCCGAGTGTTCCCACCTTTTGGTTCCAACCAGTCTAGAGCTGCCTGATAAATACCCAGATGGAGATGGGGTGGGACTGGACCAGCTGGTGTCCCCCATGGGGGGTCTGCGTCGCTCACCACACTCAATGACGCGCTCCCTTACCGTCGCGGAAGATCAGTCCCCGACTCCGCCGCCCACTCTCTCAGCGGCGGGCGCCACACAGATCGACCTGCGGCAAGCCCCACCTGAACCCCGACTCTTCCTCTCTCCGTTCTCACTGCAGAAAGACTGCAACCCcggcttccctctttcaccacTAGAAGCCCCAGGTGATGGCTTTAAGGTTGAGAAGGAGCCAGGTGGCATTGTGCTTCCAGTGCCCCTCAGCTCCAAGGGTTTCAGCAGCACGGACTCCAGCAGTCTCCTGCAAGTAGACTCTGACACTGAAAGGGAGTTTTGTTGCAAATCCAACACGGCTAAAGATGCCAAGTTTGGTGTCAATGAAGCAGATTCTGAACTCAACACTGGTGAAGTTGAGGACTTGGGAGCAGGCGATATATCAACTTGGGACATTGGTGGTGACCTTGCCGGCTATTCCAGCCTCGGCGTGAACTCCAGCAGTAACCCTTTCATCGCAGGGGATG TAAAATCTGACACGATGGAAAAagcggagaagaaggaggaaaagcCGCAGGACAACATAAAGAACGTGGACCCGTTCGACCCTCTGTTTGACAGAGCCGAGCAGAAGAGTGTGACGGTGGTATACGAAGTCACGGAGACCCCGGCCAAGGTGGAGAAAGAGATAaagaaggaggagcagacagagacacagaaggagacagagacacagaagcagacagagacacagaaggagaaggagaagcagaaggagaaggagacagagacacagaaggagaaggagaagcagacagagacacagaagcagacagagacacagaaggagaaggagaagcagacagagacacagaaggagaaggagatgaaggatGCAGGGAAAgttaaagaggagaaagagactGACAAAGTAAAGGTGACAGAGAAGGTGGAAGAAAAGAATGAGAcggaaaaggagaaagagaaagtggaGTTGATTCAGGTAAAGGCTGAAGAGGAGGACAAGATGAACAAGGTAGAAGAATCACAGGGAAAGTTGGAGAAGACAGAGAAAGTAGTCAAGGTGGAGAAGACTGAAGTCGAAAGCACAGTTGAGAAAACCCAGGACGTGGGAAGAGTGGACCAACGCGAAAAGTCCACCACGCACAAAACTGACAACACCGAGAAGCTTGAGACGAGAGAGGTGAAGGACGGCACTGAGCAGCACGCGGACAAAGTGCAGAAGACGCCGGCGCAACAGGCGACACCCGTCCAGCCAGATACCGCATCTGACCGGCCGGAGAACAAGGCCGACACCGAGACACGGGCGACGCCAGGAGCAGAAGACCTCAAGAAGGAGAAGGTGGACGCAGACCTGGCCAAGGGGACGGAGAAAGAGGACGAGGCGGAGAAACTGCTGCAGCAGgccgagaaggaggagaagcaggacaaAGTGCCGGCCAGCAAGAAGATCGTGGAGAAAAAGGATGACAAGAAGGACAAGACTGCCAGAGCGGACGGAGGAGACAAGGCCAAAAAAGCCAAACTTGCAACCAACGGGAGCAGCGCCCCGCTGAGCAGGGAGCCGGCAGCTGCAGACAGGAGGACAAAG CCAGCTGCCGGGGCCCCCAAACTCAGCGTTGCTGCTGCGGCTAAAACGCGCCTGGGCACCGCGGCTCCAGGGGGCCCGGGCCCAGCGCCGACTAGGCGTCCCGCATCCTCCTCTACCACCACCTCCGTCTCAGACAAAAAAACTACCGCAGCCAGGGCACCCCCCACGGCCGCCGCCGGTCCAAagcgcccccccaccacctccagcaGCCGCCCTGCATCCTCCACCACTACCACAGCCGCACGGGATGTCAGACCCAAG ATGACTCCGGAGAGGCGCCCCCTTGTGCCCAAGGCCAGCACCGCCGCCCCAGCAGGCTCCACCGCTGCCACCAGAAATGGAACCGCGTCAACGGCAGCCAGTAAAACCATGACATCGGCGCGCACAACGGCGTCTACTCGCACCGCCACCACCGCTGCAGCCAGAAGACCTCTGG TCCCCAAGACGGACAGCaaagcaggagaggagaagaagcccaGTGCTCCGAGGACTACAG CAGACCCTTCCAAGCCCAAGGCCACCAGCGCCCCCACCCTCCGCAGCACCGCTTCCACCGCCACCACCGCCGCCTCTCGCACCAGAACCACAGCAGCCAAACCGGCCacgccctcctccaccaccggCGCAGCACCGGAGAAGAAGCCCACGGTTCCCCGCACCCCTCGGCCCGCTTCCTCATCCGCCGCCCCCTCCAGGACCACGGCTCGGCCCAGCGCGGCCCCGGCCCCCGACATCCGCAACGCCCGCTCCAAGATCGGCTCAACGGACAACATGAAGCACCAGCCCGGGGGTGGGAAG GTGTCATCCACCTCACTGAGTAGGGGCGCCGCCTCCAAAGAGACCAGCCAGAGCAAA GTTCAGATAGTCTCCAAAAAGCTGGACTTCAGCCACGTCTCCTCGCGCTTGGGCTCCAAGGACAATTTGAAGCACGTTCCTGGTGGAGGGAAT GTGCAGATCCTCAACAAGAAGGTGGACCTGAGTAAAGTGACATCCAAGTGCGGATCCAAGGACAACATCAAGCACAAGCCCG GCGGCGGCGTCGTGAAGCTCGAGTCCCACAAAGTGAGCTTCAGGGAAAAGGCTCAGTCCAAAGGGGACTCCTCGGACACCTTGAGCCCTTCCCCCGCAGCAGGACACGTCGAG gcTGAGCGGCCCCCGGAGCCGGGCTGCGCGGGGGGCCCCGGCACCCAGGAGAACGGGCTGAAGGAGGGTGCTCGCGCTGACAGCGAGGGCCTCCAGGAGCCTCAAGCTCTGGACTCACGCATCCCGGAGACAA GCATCTAA